A single Prevotella sp. E15-22 DNA region contains:
- a CDS encoding AAA family ATPase — MICEICHKENRNSAKFCKWCGQPLVSQHVLDKLVGLKDVKTQLKTVVDTYAYLRTRKDISTIRLSLNAIIMGETGTGKTALAEIIRDYFYQHKILEKPKLTMVDAVDYQRFVDQWDENIKKARNGILFFDNVQKLLPDKYSNQVNPLDKLFVEMDKWEGNPIVMMAGLPKGFEEFLENNPAVKNRFKYMFHLPTPNCQELCDIAKLQLRTKYSLTTFSEEADKQLTRYFKYQIKIKDETFGNAHLAMKTAEDIFTSFISRGAKDSIVECEDIRGYVPEERTLDQILSDLDTFIGMNDVKQAVKEMAYSVQNDMQRAERGLGEYQKMSMHIVLTGNPGTGKTTIARKLGEILAAIGYLDSGHVVEVDRSKMVSPYQGETPKLVNQLCDKAMGGILFVDEAYTLAPVSQAGDRDAQGAQALETLMKRMEDDRGKFVVIAAGYRMEMDNLFRINPGMRSRFNYFLNLEDYNPDELYQILMVFLGGKKYKFSPEAEELVRKQIKELYNTRDKDFANGRTMRSLFDEICKRQARRLQTGDVSQMSNDELMTFITEDIPYEAPQAVDCSECLKKFDGMVGLESVKKEVSNLTAFLTLQIKRGETNTFQGKHYVFTGNPGTGKTTVARIMADVFKTLGILSRGQLVEADRSKLVAGFAGQTAIKTNQLIDSAMGGVLFIDEAYTLKSGDNDTFGAEAIDTLLKRLEDDRGKFICIVAGYTDNMHDFIDSNPGLKSRFTQTIHFEDYTADELTQIFVNMSTAKNFVVDDEMKTAVHRLFEQLYLRRDKNFGNAREARRIFDQTVERQSQRLVKEMNQPGVQVCDDEANGFELNDMYRFKVEDLPTAQGNAGPARSLDEVLKELEEFIGMRSVKNAIRRLAVQSMFIKQRAAMGAGSVQQMSMNFILTGNPGTGKTTIARKMGEVLQAIEVLPTANVVEASRATLIGKYMGETPKIVNAMCDKAMGGILFIDEAYTLSDQNDQYGKEAIDTLMKRMEDDRGKFVVIAAGYQDKMDEFLTMNAGLASRFTHKLHIEDYNADELLAIFKKMAEKEQYVLSPTAEFKALDVICRMLSTKDETFGNAREIRNMLDETIQQLSVRVAELPPDQVTKETYQLILPEDIKER, encoded by the coding sequence ATGATTTGCGAAATCTGTCATAAGGAAAATAGGAACAGCGCCAAGTTCTGCAAATGGTGCGGTCAGCCTTTGGTGTCGCAGCATGTACTCGACAAGTTGGTTGGACTGAAGGATGTAAAGACTCAGTTGAAGACCGTTGTCGATACCTATGCTTATTTGCGCACACGTAAGGATATCTCTACCATACGTCTCTCTCTTAATGCCATCATCATGGGCGAGACTGGTACGGGAAAGACGGCTCTTGCAGAGATTATACGTGATTATTTCTATCAGCATAAGATTCTGGAAAAACCAAAACTGACGATGGTTGACGCTGTGGACTATCAGCGTTTCGTTGATCAGTGGGACGAGAATATCAAGAAGGCTCGAAACGGCATCCTCTTCTTTGATAATGTTCAGAAACTGCTACCTGACAAGTATTCTAATCAGGTGAATCCATTGGACAAGTTATTTGTGGAAATGGACAAGTGGGAGGGCAATCCTATTGTCATGATGGCAGGTTTGCCTAAGGGTTTTGAGGAGTTCCTCGAGAATAACCCTGCCGTTAAGAACCGCTTTAAGTACATGTTCCACCTGCCCACACCTAATTGTCAGGAACTGTGTGACATCGCCAAGCTACAGCTGCGCACGAAGTATAGTCTTACAACGTTCTCAGAGGAGGCTGACAAGCAATTGACTCGCTACTTCAAATATCAGATAAAGATTAAGGACGAGACCTTTGGTAATGCTCACTTGGCCATGAAAACGGCTGAGGACATCTTCACTTCTTTCATCAGTAGAGGTGCTAAAGACTCGATAGTGGAGTGTGAGGATATCAGGGGATATGTGCCCGAGGAGAGAACTCTGGATCAGATCTTGAGCGACCTTGATACGTTCATCGGCATGAACGACGTGAAACAAGCTGTGAAGGAAATGGCTTATTCCGTACAAAACGACATGCAACGTGCCGAACGTGGATTGGGTGAGTATCAAAAGATGTCTATGCACATTGTCTTGACGGGTAATCCTGGAACGGGTAAGACAACCATTGCTCGTAAGTTGGGCGAGATCTTAGCGGCCATCGGCTATCTGGACTCAGGTCATGTGGTCGAGGTGGATCGTTCAAAGATGGTGTCTCCGTATCAGGGCGAAACACCTAAATTGGTTAACCAACTGTGTGACAAGGCTATGGGCGGCATCCTTTTTGTCGATGAGGCTTATACTCTGGCACCTGTCAGTCAGGCGGGCGACCGCGATGCACAAGGAGCTCAGGCCTTGGAGACTCTGATGAAGCGCATGGAGGACGACCGTGGTAAGTTCGTGGTTATTGCTGCGGGCTATCGTATGGAAATGGATAATCTATTCCGTATCAATCCGGGAATGCGTAGCCGCTTTAACTATTTCCTAAATTTGGAGGATTATAACCCAGACGAGCTCTATCAGATCTTGATGGTGTTTCTGGGAGGCAAGAAATATAAGTTCTCGCCCGAGGCAGAGGAGTTGGTTCGTAAGCAGATTAAGGAACTGTATAACACACGCGATAAGGATTTTGCTAACGGACGCACGATGCGCTCTCTGTTTGATGAGATATGTAAGCGTCAGGCTCGCAGATTGCAAACAGGTGATGTGTCTCAAATGAGTAACGACGAATTAATGACTTTCATCACCGAGGATATCCCGTATGAGGCTCCGCAGGCTGTCGATTGCTCAGAATGTCTGAAGAAGTTTGATGGTATGGTGGGATTGGAGTCGGTTAAGAAGGAGGTTTCTAACTTGACTGCTTTCCTGACTCTTCAAATCAAGCGTGGCGAGACAAATACTTTCCAGGGAAAACACTATGTGTTTACGGGTAATCCAGGTACCGGTAAGACTACCGTTGCTCGCATCATGGCCGATGTTTTCAAGACATTGGGCATCCTTTCGCGTGGACAATTGGTCGAGGCTGACCGTTCGAAGTTGGTAGCAGGCTTCGCAGGACAGACTGCCATCAAGACCAACCAGTTGATTGACTCGGCTATGGGTGGCGTACTCTTTATTGATGAGGCATACACCTTGAAGTCGGGTGATAACGATACTTTCGGCGCTGAAGCCATTGACACTCTGTTGAAGCGTCTGGAGGACGATCGCGGCAAGTTTATATGTATTGTGGCTGGCTATACAGACAATATGCACGACTTCATCGACTCGAACCCGGGCCTGAAGAGTAGGTTTACGCAGACTATCCATTTCGAGGATTATACTGCAGATGAGTTGACGCAGATCTTTGTAAATATGTCTACAGCAAAGAACTTTGTTGTTGATGACGAGATGAAAACTGCTGTTCATCGATTGTTTGAACAACTCTATTTGCGTCGTGACAAGAACTTTGGCAATGCGCGTGAGGCTCGTAGAATCTTCGACCAGACAGTGGAGCGACAGAGTCAGCGACTGGTGAAGGAGATGAATCAACCTGGCGTTCAGGTGTGCGATGACGAGGCTAACGGCTTTGAACTGAATGATATGTATCGCTTCAAGGTGGAGGATCTGCCTACTGCTCAAGGCAATGCTGGACCTGCACGCTCGCTGGACGAGGTTCTCAAGGAACTGGAAGAGTTCATCGGTATGCGTTCGGTCAAGAATGCCATTCGCCGTCTGGCTGTACAAAGCATGTTTATTAAACAACGTGCGGCTATGGGAGCAGGTAGTGTTCAACAAATGAGTATGAACTTTATCCTGACGGGTAATCCTGGAACGGGTAAGACAACCATTGCCCGTAAGATGGGCGAGGTGCTGCAAGCTATTGAGGTGTTGCCAACCGCCAATGTCGTTGAGGCAAGTAGGGCAACGCTGATAGGAAAGTATATGGGTGAGACACCTAAGATTGTCAATGCAATGTGCGACAAAGCGATGGGTGGCATCCTGTTCATCGATGAGGCATATACACTTTCTGATCAAAACGACCAGTATGGCAAGGAAGCCATAGACACGCTGATGAAGCGCATGGAGGACGACCGTGGTAAGTTTGTGGTTATCGCTGCCGGCTATCAGGATAAGATGGATGAGTTCTTGACGATGAACGCAGGACTAGCCAGTCGTTTCACTCACAAGCTTCATATTGAGGATTACAATGCGGATGAACTGTTGGCAATTTTCAAGAAAATGGCCGAGAAAGAGCAGTATGTCCTGTCGCCTACAGCGGAGTTCAAGGCACTCGATGTTATCTGTAGGATGTTGAGTACCAAGGACGAGACTTTCGGAAATGCTCGTGAGATTCGTAACATGCTTGACGAGACGATACAGCAGTTGTCTGTCCGTGTAGCCGAGTTGCCCCCCGATCAGGTGACGAAAGAAACATATCAGTTAATACTTCCAGAAGATATTAAAGAAAGATGA
- a CDS encoding FHA domain-containing protein gives MIICPNCKEEIDDDSHYCDQCGQMLTYCEKCGRVGMGRRCTSCGGLMLSADDYQRRGSNSISVSMSMGMSQGFLSSSQRYLNTTGNRPVNASHSQRGGMPPQLLLYNDSLGIRIIGINGGVIGRRQGPYVQFFQQQKYMSGVHAQLMFYPETGWHIVDKHSSNGTKLNDHKLQPDVEMSLKNGDIVTLANVVLKVSIN, from the coding sequence ATGATTATTTGTCCAAACTGCAAAGAAGAAATAGATGACGATTCCCATTACTGTGACCAATGTGGTCAGATGCTGACCTATTGCGAGAAATGTGGACGTGTGGGAATGGGACGTCGCTGCACATCGTGTGGCGGACTGATGCTCTCGGCCGACGACTATCAGCGTAGAGGCTCAAATAGTATCAGTGTCTCTATGTCTATGGGCATGTCTCAGGGATTCCTATCTAGTTCTCAGCGCTATCTTAATACCACGGGAAACAGACCAGTCAATGCTTCGCATTCACAGCGTGGCGGAATGCCTCCGCAATTATTGCTCTACAATGATTCGCTTGGCATCCGCATCATTGGCATCAATGGAGGCGTGATTGGAAGACGTCAGGGACCTTATGTGCAATTCTTCCAACAGCAGAAATACATGTCGGGAGTGCATGCGCAGCTGATGTTCTATCCCGAGACAGGATGGCATATCGTTGACAAGCATTCCTCAAATGGAACAAAGTTGAATGATCATAAGTTACAGCCTGATGTCGAAATGTCGCTTAAGAATGGTGACATTGTGACTTTGGCCAATGTTGTATTGAAAGTAAGTATTAATTAA
- a CDS encoding PP2C family serine/threonine-protein phosphatase, whose amino-acid sequence MAHFYITASSRVGCVRANNEDMIMLDHDFIRDAVESKTIDLTSSERLILALADGMGGHKCGEVASSEVLHSLRYFFGDLPNNLPADEFASSIRKWLMSISLEINSRGLANPAYSDMGTTVVALAYLAGEYYWMNCGDSRLYLLHKGELRQLTTDHSLSQVLGLKEHSSQIVNCIGGGCKDCYIDIEKITEKIEVGDKLLICSDGLTDMISDDIICQRMMDGCDAETLCQMAEDAGGFDNVSVIVVHVEE is encoded by the coding sequence ATGGCACATTTTTATATTACTGCATCAAGTAGGGTTGGTTGCGTACGAGCCAACAACGAGGATATGATTATGCTTGATCACGATTTCATTCGTGATGCTGTTGAAAGTAAAACCATTGATCTTACTAGTTCAGAGCGCCTGATATTGGCCTTGGCCGATGGCATGGGCGGTCATAAATGTGGCGAAGTGGCGAGTTCTGAGGTGCTTCATAGCCTGCGCTATTTCTTTGGTGATTTGCCTAATAATCTGCCAGCCGATGAGTTTGCTTCTTCTATCCGGAAATGGCTGATGAGCATTAGTCTTGAGATTAACTCACGCGGACTTGCCAATCCAGCCTATTCCGATATGGGCACTACTGTGGTTGCTCTGGCCTATCTGGCAGGTGAGTATTATTGGATGAATTGTGGCGATAGCCGTCTTTATCTGCTTCATAAAGGTGAACTGCGACAGCTTACCACAGACCACTCGCTGAGTCAGGTCTTAGGTCTGAAGGAACACTCCAGTCAGATTGTGAATTGTATTGGTGGCGGATGCAAAGATTGCTATATTGATATAGAGAAAATTACAGAAAAGATAGAGGTGGGCGATAAGCTACTCATTTGTAGCGATGGACTCACAGATATGATTAGTGACGACATCATCTGTCAGCGAATGATGGATGGATGTGATGCTGAAACACTATGCCAGATGGCCGAGGATGCTGGTGGCTTTGATAATGTGTCGGTGATTGTAGTTCATGTAGAAGAATAA
- a CDS encoding protein kinase, producing MADDLEKTTIMGGDSDLSDDLDKTTIMDGERTTIMDGERTTIMDGERTTIMDGERTTIMDGERTTIMDGERTTIMDGERTTIMDGERTTIMNDDDDSDKTMAYGSNDSDRTMAYSGGGETTMRPNTDISNDPIDAPTVFNLRGIEYEQTSVLSENTGEAQVFLVKKDGKEYVLKLYYPNFDINKKLMQVVRSFDFEMIVNLIDYGRTYVDGKNRQYELMEYLKGGTLKDVKLHGDFNRFRRLALQAAAALAYCHKSYVLHKDVKPTNYFFRDEDQKELVLGDFGISSLQDAPGKSFRTTQARTPIYAAPEMYTDVIDGVVEITYAADFYSLGMTLFALWLGESPMSTNERTMMKQKNEGRLPRLNELPDRVKQIVQGLTSVNQQTRWGYDEVERWFKGEDVAVDISSPFLRYKSFVVDPERNLIAENVHELVPLLLDNEQLGMNYLYNGRIIQWLEQSGNVKMSTIVKDIVEKKYPNDQHAGLHASCYAMEPTMNYRDVSNEECEDVMAIAMSLLTYQEKYAIMLMNPNDSLFLWLEARGIGDVKRLRKYFDGALDPKVAVLRMIFELDANIPFIAHLPSSSVEEIVHSFGYEDVREDDWHALCDGRLLSWLYSHEDLTICEKVRLLTEKQPFSMSLAYKVLYSIEPFAAYDLKEASTPEKIGALLAHDLIKCQRMSEEELADLMVEYTDPNGRFVFYARQYGWDSLVSEAGRCFDLMSEENRERLGAYDLHTALYRFCCILGNKPVYYLQNGTMLTDGRNLDSKKMPQIRTEIRTGSLMQWMSVFYHEDPSQYFDEEYSYEQELAEWVKALGELDPQQNFYRRYKKAITETEDRIDQVRVEWRTAHYREEICRMSFFVLSGLWALMVLIFGLDDRTYIFRHHIMCIILPLGGMTGVIVAARSYFKGIGAFFSLILGGLGLLTAYLPYYGLNYVNSHFPSLFHLAVLAFTGVYVAVAKLTDFSRDQKLDKKFVNEALAQQDIKTTLLEPLYFAFKTKSQRYKATHFSVLDEIEDHINSLSGESVIHYILWSLLAFVMIFELCLFSPLIVGWK from the coding sequence ATGGCAGACGATCTCGAAAAAACGACGATAATGGGCGGAGACAGCGATTTGTCTGACGACCTCGATAAGACCACCATTATGGACGGCGAACGCACCACTATCATGGATGGCGAACGCACTACTATCATGGACGGCGAACGCACCACTATCATGGATGGCGAACGCACTACTATCATGGACGGCGAACGCACCACTATCATGGACGGCGAACGCACCACTATCATGGATGGCGAGCGCACTACTATCATGGATGGCGAACGTACCACCATCATGAACGATGATGATGATAGCGACAAGACCATGGCCTATGGCAGCAATGATAGCGATAGGACAATGGCCTATAGTGGTGGCGGCGAAACAACGATGCGTCCTAATACCGACATCTCGAACGATCCCATTGACGCTCCTACCGTGTTCAATCTTCGCGGCATTGAATACGAACAGACTTCTGTACTTAGCGAGAATACGGGTGAGGCGCAGGTGTTCCTGGTTAAAAAGGATGGCAAGGAATACGTGCTCAAACTCTATTACCCCAACTTCGATATCAACAAGAAACTCATGCAGGTTGTCCGCTCGTTCGATTTCGAGATGATTGTCAACCTCATTGATTATGGCAGAACGTATGTCGACGGTAAGAACCGTCAGTACGAGTTGATGGAGTATCTGAAGGGTGGTACGCTGAAGGATGTGAAACTTCATGGCGATTTCAACCGCTTCCGCCGTTTGGCCCTGCAGGCTGCTGCCGCATTGGCCTACTGTCATAAGAGTTATGTGCTGCACAAGGACGTTAAGCCCACCAACTATTTCTTCCGTGACGAAGATCAGAAGGAACTGGTGCTGGGCGACTTTGGTATTTCTTCTCTGCAGGACGCACCAGGAAAGTCGTTCCGCACAACGCAGGCGCGTACGCCTATCTATGCTGCGCCTGAGATGTATACCGATGTGATCGACGGCGTGGTGGAGATTACATATGCTGCCGACTTCTATTCACTGGGTATGACGCTGTTCGCACTCTGGTTGGGCGAGAGTCCTATGAGTACCAACGAGCGCACCATGATGAAGCAGAAGAACGAGGGCCGTCTGCCGCGCTTGAATGAATTGCCCGACAGGGTGAAGCAGATTGTTCAGGGTCTGACCTCCGTAAACCAGCAGACGCGCTGGGGATATGACGAGGTGGAGCGCTGGTTTAAAGGTGAGGACGTGGCTGTCGATATATCATCGCCCTTCCTGCGCTATAAGAGCTTCGTGGTGGATCCCGAGCGTAACTTGATTGCTGAGAACGTACATGAGTTGGTGCCCTTGCTGCTTGACAACGAGCAGTTGGGCATGAACTATCTTTATAATGGTCGTATCATCCAGTGGCTGGAGCAGAGTGGCAACGTGAAGATGTCGACCATCGTTAAGGATATCGTCGAGAAGAAGTATCCTAACGACCAGCATGCGGGCTTGCACGCCAGCTGCTATGCGATGGAGCCCACGATGAACTATCGCGACGTGAGCAATGAGGAGTGTGAGGACGTGATGGCTATCGCAATGTCGCTGCTCACCTATCAGGAGAAGTATGCCATCATGCTGATGAATCCCAACGATTCGCTCTTCCTGTGGCTCGAGGCTCGCGGCATTGGCGACGTGAAGCGCTTGCGTAAGTACTTCGATGGTGCACTGGATCCGAAAGTGGCTGTGCTCAGAATGATATTCGAGCTCGATGCTAATATCCCCTTTATTGCACATCTGCCGTCGTCGTCGGTCGAGGAAATCGTTCATTCGTTTGGCTACGAGGATGTGCGTGAGGACGATTGGCATGCTTTGTGTGACGGTCGACTGCTGTCGTGGCTTTATTCTCACGAGGATCTGACCATCTGTGAAAAGGTTCGACTGCTCACGGAGAAACAACCGTTCTCCATGTCGTTGGCTTACAAGGTGCTCTATTCTATTGAGCCTTTCGCTGCCTACGACCTGAAAGAGGCTTCGACACCCGAGAAGATTGGAGCTTTACTGGCTCACGACTTGATAAAGTGTCAACGCATGTCGGAGGAGGAACTGGCCGACCTGATGGTGGAATATACCGACCCCAACGGACGATTCGTTTTCTATGCCCGTCAGTATGGCTGGGACTCGCTGGTTAGCGAAGCTGGAAGGTGCTTTGACTTGATGTCGGAGGAAAACCGTGAGCGATTGGGAGCCTACGACCTTCATACAGCGCTATATCGTTTCTGCTGTATCTTAGGCAACAAGCCTGTCTACTATCTGCAGAACGGCACTATGCTGACCGACGGAAGAAATCTGGACTCGAAGAAGATGCCGCAGATTCGTACGGAGATTCGTACGGGGTCGTTGATGCAATGGATGTCGGTGTTCTATCACGAGGATCCTTCTCAGTATTTCGACGAGGAATATAGCTATGAACAAGAACTGGCCGAATGGGTGAAGGCGCTGGGAGAACTTGATCCTCAGCAGAACTTCTACCGCCGCTATAAGAAGGCTATAACCGAGACGGAAGACCGTATTGATCAGGTACGTGTGGAATGGCGCACGGCTCATTATCGCGAGGAGATTTGTCGCATGTCGTTCTTCGTGCTCAGTGGACTTTGGGCATTGATGGTTCTCATCTTTGGACTGGACGACCGAACATACATCTTCCGCCACCATATCATGTGTATCATCCTGCCCTTGGGCGGTATGACGGGTGTCATCGTGGCTGCACGTTCTTATTTCAAAGGTATCGGTGCTTTCTTCTCGCTGATTCTGGGTGGCTTAGGCTTACTCACAGCATATTTGCCTTATTACGGACTGAATTATGTAAACAGTCATTTCCCCAGTCTGTTCCATCTTGCCGTACTCGCCTTTACTGGGGTGTATGTGGCAGTGGCTAAGTTGACCGACTTTAGTCGTGATCAGAAACTAGATAAGAAGTTCGTTAACGAGGCTTTGGCTCAGCAGGATATTAAAACCACTCTGCTTGAACCGCTGTATTTCGCATTTAAAACGAAGTCGCAACGTTATAAAGCTACGCATTTCAGCGTGCTCGACGAAATTGAAGACCATATCAACTCTTTGTCTGGCGAATCGGTGATCCACTATATCTTGTGGTCGCTGTTGGCTTTCGTCATGATTTTCGAGTTGTGTTTGTTCAGTCCACTCATTGTTGGCTGGAAATAA
- a CDS encoding zinc ribbon domain-containing protein: MTEERPVFSDQIQRERELQMQREQPMMQQQMMMQDDAANGVVCPKCGTVNEPEAQFCASCGEPLHMATCPNCGSEIDPDADYCEVCHHYIRQDVCSFCGADFNINDGYCPQCGMPRGGIVCPACHTLNDFSFCKQCGQPLTAEAKAILAEMRQLPEYKELMSLSHEYNELQMQLPYETVQDKERGDDLHGLRERVLRLLAEDEGEEFPEIPAPHKKRVTKEELQEAKQKKLDQLAELLSRMTIPPHQSPAKVRNFAMAQKPAGVRLAWKCNYKQALHSSPCGCAKPQMGGTWVILGHNSKQEIKDDK, translated from the coding sequence ATGACAGAAGAAAGACCCGTGTTTTCAGACCAGATACAAAGGGAACGCGAACTGCAGATGCAGCGCGAACAACCCATGATGCAGCAGCAGATGATGATGCAAGACGATGCTGCCAATGGTGTGGTGTGTCCTAAATGCGGCACCGTGAACGAGCCCGAGGCTCAGTTCTGTGCGTCGTGTGGCGAACCACTGCATATGGCTACATGTCCTAACTGTGGTAGCGAGATTGACCCCGACGCTGATTACTGTGAGGTGTGTCACCACTACATCCGTCAGGACGTTTGCTCTTTCTGTGGTGCCGACTTTAATATCAACGATGGCTATTGTCCGCAGTGCGGCATGCCTCGTGGCGGCATCGTGTGTCCGGCCTGTCATACACTGAACGACTTCTCTTTCTGCAAACAGTGTGGACAGCCCCTCACGGCCGAAGCTAAGGCTATTCTGGCCGAGATGCGTCAGCTGCCCGAATACAAGGAGCTGATGTCGCTCTCGCACGAATACAACGAACTGCAGATGCAGCTGCCCTACGAGACGGTGCAGGACAAGGAGCGTGGCGACGACCTTCACGGACTTCGCGAGCGTGTGCTCCGACTGCTGGCCGAGGACGAGGGCGAGGAGTTTCCCGAGATTCCTGCTCCTCACAAAAAGCGCGTCACCAAGGAGGAATTGCAGGAGGCTAAGCAGAAGAAGCTGGACCAGTTGGCCGAGCTGCTCAGTCGCATGACCATTCCGCCACATCAATCGCCCGCTAAGGTGCGCAACTTCGCCATGGCGCAGAAGCCTGCTGGTGTGCGTCTGGCATGGAAATGCAACTATAAGCAGGCGCTTCACTCCAGTCCCTGTGGATGCGCTAAGCCTCAGATGGGTGGCACATGGGTCATCCTGGGACATAATTCGAAACAAGAAATCAAGGACGATAAGTAA
- a CDS encoding M13 family metallopeptidase, whose protein sequence is MKLKTFFTVMALTSMSLGTMAQKPLGSGLSKGDLDTSVKPADDFYEYACGGWMKQNPLPAAYSRYGSFDRLGEENNKRINGILSELLNNTYAKGSIEQKLSDLYKLAMDSVRREKEGIQPVVARLKALEQAKTMKQLFAIQLEMAKYGNTEFYGAGMGADEKNATQNILNVQQGGLTLGMKDYYLENDEATTKIRNEYKKHIVRMFQVYGFSKAAATKKMKNIFALELALAKISKSRTELRDPQANYNKMTLKEFTEKYPNLKLEQVMNAQGLKSEFMQEMVVGQPAFMEGANKILATMKPATYRDVMEWSVIMSSTGCLNNAVREANFEFFGKVMSGRKQDHPAWRRATSQVEAQMGQALGRIYVEKYFPAAAKERMTKLIKNLQIALGERIAAQDWMSDSTKVNALLKLNTFYVKVGYPDKWIDMTKLEIDPKKSYYENMLACRKFWNDYEIEHTAGKPVDNDDWYMNPQTVNAYYNPTTNEICFPAGILQRPFFDMEADDAFNYGAIGVVIGHEMTHGFDDQGRQFDKDGNMHDWWAASDGEQFKTRTDKYADFFSAIKVLPDLNANGRLTLGENLADHGGLMVAYAAYKNATKNNPLPVIDGLTADQRFFLAYAGVWAGNITEAEIRNRTKSDPHSLGRWRVNGALPHIDAWYEAFGVKEGDKMFIPKDQRLPLW, encoded by the coding sequence ATGAAACTCAAAACATTTTTTACTGTTATGGCATTGACATCAATGTCGCTTGGAACCATGGCTCAGAAGCCATTGGGTTCGGGCCTTTCAAAGGGTGATCTGGACACATCAGTGAAGCCCGCCGACGATTTCTATGAGTACGCCTGTGGCGGATGGATGAAGCAGAACCCCCTGCCAGCCGCCTATTCGCGCTACGGCTCTTTCGACCGTCTGGGCGAGGAGAATAACAAACGCATCAACGGCATCCTGAGCGAACTGCTGAACAACACTTATGCCAAGGGAAGCATCGAGCAGAAACTGTCCGACCTCTATAAGTTGGCCATGGACTCTGTGCGCCGCGAGAAGGAGGGCATCCAGCCCGTTGTGGCCCGTTTGAAGGCCCTCGAGCAGGCCAAGACCATGAAGCAGCTGTTTGCCATCCAGCTGGAGATGGCCAAGTATGGCAACACCGAGTTCTATGGTGCCGGCATGGGTGCCGACGAGAAGAACGCTACGCAGAATATCCTAAACGTTCAGCAGGGCGGTTTGACCCTCGGCATGAAGGACTATTACCTCGAGAACGACGAGGCCACTACCAAGATTCGTAACGAGTATAAGAAGCACATTGTCAGGATGTTTCAGGTTTATGGCTTCAGTAAGGCTGCTGCCACGAAGAAGATGAAGAACATCTTTGCCCTGGAGCTGGCTCTGGCCAAGATTTCGAAGAGTCGCACCGAGCTTCGCGACCCTCAGGCCAACTACAACAAGATGACCCTGAAGGAGTTTACCGAGAAGTATCCCAACCTGAAGTTGGAGCAGGTGATGAACGCCCAGGGACTGAAGAGCGAGTTTATGCAGGAGATGGTTGTTGGTCAGCCTGCCTTCATGGAGGGCGCCAACAAGATTCTGGCCACGATGAAGCCCGCCACCTATCGCGACGTGATGGAGTGGAGCGTCATCATGAGCTCTACGGGCTGCTTGAACAACGCCGTTCGCGAGGCCAACTTCGAGTTCTTCGGCAAGGTGATGTCGGGTCGCAAGCAGGATCATCCTGCATGGCGCCGTGCCACCAGTCAGGTGGAGGCTCAGATGGGTCAGGCCCTGGGTCGCATCTATGTTGAGAAGTACTTCCCCGCTGCTGCCAAGGAGCGCATGACGAAGCTCATCAAGAACCTGCAGATTGCCCTTGGCGAGCGCATTGCTGCACAGGACTGGATGTCTGACTCGACAAAGGTGAACGCCCTGTTGAAGTTGAACACGTTCTATGTGAAGGTGGGCTATCCCGACAAGTGGATCGACATGACAAAGCTTGAGATCGACCCCAAGAAGTCGTACTACGAGAATATGCTGGCCTGCCGCAAGTTCTGGAACGACTACGAGATTGAGCACACCGCTGGCAAGCCCGTTGACAACGACGACTGGTATATGAATCCTCAGACGGTGAACGCCTACTATAACCCCACCACCAACGAGATCTGCTTCCCTGCCGGCATCCTGCAGCGTCCCTTCTTCGATATGGAGGCCGACGATGCTTTCAACTATGGTGCCATCGGCGTGGTTATCGGTCACGAGATGACCCACGGCTTCGACGATCAGGGTCGTCAGTTCGATAAGGACGGCAATATGCACGACTGGTGGGCCGCTTCCGACGGTGAGCAGTTTAAGACACGCACCGACAAGTATGCCGACTTCTTCTCGGCCATCAAGGTGCTGCCCGACCTCAACGCTAACGGAAGACTGACACTGGGCGAGAACCTGGCCGACCACGGCGGTCTGATGGTGGCCTATGCTGCTTATAAGAACGCTACAAAGAACAATCCGCTGCCCGTCATCGACGGACTCACCGCCGACCAGCGCTTCTTCCTGGCTTATGCTGGCGTGTGGGCTGGTAATATCACCGAGGCCGAAATCCGCAACCGCACCAAGAGCGATCCTCACTCGCTGGGCCGCTGGCGCGTCAATGGCGCACTGCCTCATATCGATGCGTGGTACGAGGCCTTCGGCGTGAAGGAGGGCGACAAGATGTTCATCCCCAAGGACCAGCGTCTGCCTCTCTGGTAA